The Bos indicus x Bos taurus breed Angus x Brahman F1 hybrid chromosome 25, Bos_hybrid_MaternalHap_v2.0, whole genome shotgun sequence genome has a window encoding:
- the LOC113883722 gene encoding apoptosis-associated speck-like protein containing a CARD has translation MGCTRDAILDALENLTADEFKKFKMKLLSVPLREGYGRIPRGTLLPLDAVDLTDKLVSYYLEAYGAELTALVLRDMGMQEVAEQLQETMSKGPRNVLAEVRDPLQKTAKPGLHFVDQHRAALIARVTVVDGVLDALYGKVLTEEQYQAVRAERTSSDKMRKLFSFSPAWNMTCKDLLLQALRDTQPYLVDDLEQS, from the exons ATGGGGTGCACACGCGATGCCATCCTGGATGCGCTGGAGAACCTGACAGCGGACGAGTTCAAAAAGTTCAAGATGAAGCTGCTTTCAGTGCCGCTGCGGGAAGGCTATGGACGCATCCCCCGGGGGACCCTGCTGCCCCTGGATGCCGTGGACCTCACCGACAAGCTCGTCAGCTACTATCTGGAGGCGTACGGTGCCGAGCTCACGGCGCTTGTGCTTCGCGACATGGGCATGCAGGAGGTGGCGGAGCAGCTGCAGGAGACCATGAGCAAGG GCCCTAGAAACGTGCTAGCCGAGGTCAGGGACCCTCTCCAGAAGACAGCCAAGCCAG GACTGCACTTTGTGGACCAGCATCGGGCGGCTCTCATCGCACGGGTCACAGTCGTGGATGGGGTGCTGGATGCCCTGTATGGGAAGGTCCTGACAGAGGAGCAGTACCAGGCAGTGCGGGCGGAGCGCACTAGTTCGGACAAGATGAGGAAGCTCTTCAGCTTTTCTCCAGCCTGGAATATGACCTGCAAGGATCTGCTCCTCCAGGCGCTGAGGGACACCCAGCCCTACCTGGTGGACGACCTGGAGCAGAGCTGA